The Bacteroidales bacterium genome segment CTTCCTGATCTATAACACTTTCGCCGGTTTCGTTTGTGATCAGAGGCCAGCGCATACAGCCGTAACCCAGAAGAGAAACTCTATCCCCTGAATTGTGATTAGTTCGATAAGTCATTTGTCCTTTAGGAACTTCCGTCTTATCGTAAATTTTATTCTGAGATTTTTTATCCTTAAAGTTGCAGGCAGTTAAAGCCGCAGTTGTAGCAATTCCACCGCCGAAAACCTTTAGAAATTCCCGTCGATTTATGCCTTTCTTATCACTTTTCATTTTTTTTATTCCCGATTTAAATAAACATATTCACTTATTAGACCCTATTCAGTCATAATCTTTTTCGCCCATACTTCAACATCCTTTTGCATACCGGCAACTCTTGTTCCGAGAATTGCAATTCCTTCTTTAAATGTAGATTTCGAACAAAGTTTTTCCATATCATCAAAACAATTTGCCTTATCCCCGCCTCCATGAGTTACGAAAGGAACAACAATTTTTCCGGATAAATCATATTCGGATAAAAAAGAAGAAACCGGAGGTGCGATTGTACTCCACCAATTAGGAGAACCTACAAATATTATATCATAACTCGCAATGTTGTCAATCTTTGTTTTAAGCTCCGGTTTATAACCTTCGTTAATTTCCTTTTTTGCTTGCTCCGTACATTTTTTATATTCCTGCGGATAAGCTTCAACTGTTTGAATCTCAAAAATATCTGCATTTGTTACTCTTTGAATATGATTAGCAACCGCTTCTGTATTTCCCGAATGAGAGAAGTACACTATTAAAACTTTTTTAGATTCTTGTGCATTAGCATAAGTAATTAAACACGTTGTTATTAACAACAATAAAAATGTTTTTATTTTCATAATTAATTATTTAACTTATTTATATGTTTAATAAAATTTAAAATTAGCCTTGCAAATATACAAATAGAAAGTGATTTTAAAAATATTTTTTCATACAAAATCGTTTCATAGTTATTAATTAAAATATATAATTATGAAAAATTTAATTTTTGTTTTTACTGTATTAGCTGCTTTATTTACATTTTCAAGTTGTGAAAAGGTTGAATTTCCCGACGGCACGCCTAAAGCTATTGAGAAAAAAATTAAGGAGTTTAGCAAGGATGCTTGCGTCGGTGCAAAAGTAAGTGAATATTTATTCCAAGAGAAAGATGTTTATTTATTTGATAAAACCGCATGTATTACAGATGAACTTATTGATGTTTACGACAAAGACGGTAACCTATTAGGTTCTCTTGCCGGAATTTCCGGAAATGTAGAGTTGGAAGGAGTAAATTTTGAAGAAAACTCCAGCTTTGTAAAAGTTATTTGGGAAAAGAAAGAATAAATTTCTTTATTTACTTTTTCTCATCGGTAATTCAAAAACACTTATCTCACCATTCTGAATGCCTGAGACTTCCGCAACTAACGAATCATTATTAATTTTGCGATAAGATATCATTTGCGGAAAATCGTGTTGCAGATTTTCGAATTCCATTTTTTCTTCAGTAATTGATTTTAAAGGAAAAGTTATTGGCATATCATCATTATGTCCGGTAACTTTTGCCGTATAAAACAGATTATTATTTTCTTGTTTTATATTTATGTTTTCAAAAACCACAGTATCATTTCCTGCCAGCACATAACTCCGGCCTTTCAATTCATTGTTTGAGATTTTTTCCCATGATTCATAAGAAACCCCGCCGAAACCATCTTCAAACATCCAGGTTCCGATAAGCCATTCTACTTTTGAAACAGAATTTTTTTGTTTGCTACCACAAGAAGTGAAACAAACAAGTAAGGAAACTATAATAATACTCAGAATAAATTTTTTCATATTACTTATACTCAAAGAATAATTTTAAATTACAACTCATTATATGCATTTTCCAACCAGTCGAACCTTTGGTTGATCCAATTCTCAAGATATTTTACTTCGTCATTATATTTGGATAAAATAATTTCAAAATCTTCACTATCTTGTAAATACTTCCATTTTTGTTCATTATATATCGCCGATCTCTGAATAGTTAGAGCATTACTTAATAATGAATTAATTATTAAATTTTTATTAGATTTAAAATAATCAAATCTGGTTTTTACCATATTAACGAACTCCGGGTCGAGGAACATAATACTAATCCATTTGGAACCTTTTACCCAAAAATCATTTGGGGTAGCATCATAATAATCAAAATATCCGCATCC includes the following:
- a CDS encoding DUF6265 family protein, whose translation is MKKFILSIIIVSLLVCFTSCGSKQKNSVSKVEWLIGTWMFEDGFGGVSYESWEKISNNELKGRSYVLAGNDTVVFENINIKQENNNLFYTAKVTGHNDDMPITFPLKSITEEKMEFENLQHDFPQMISYRKINNDSLVAEVSGIQNGEISVFELPMRKSK
- a CDS encoding NAD(P)H-dependent oxidoreductase, translating into MKIKTFLLLLITTCLITYANAQESKKVLIVYFSHSGNTEAVANHIQRVTNADIFEIQTVEAYPQEYKKCTEQAKKEINEGYKPELKTKIDNIASYDIIFVGSPNWWSTIAPPVSSFLSEYDLSGKIVVPFVTHGGGDKANCFDDMEKLCSKSTFKEGIAILGTRVAGMQKDVEVWAKKIMTE